A genomic region of Eucalyptus grandis isolate ANBG69807.140 chromosome 5, ASM1654582v1, whole genome shotgun sequence contains the following coding sequences:
- the LOC104430690 gene encoding putative receptor-like protein kinase At4g00960 isoform X1 — MDPPKLPLLLLLTFASAINAQFFPKPYCGSTGNFSADSTYQTTLATILSSISTANSLFLTYGFFNASFAVSGASQTLYVIGSCHGDLTSESCRTCLNGSASDIRRLCPLQKEAVLYSENRSVRYSNTSIFRTVKTDPYYVLNNVNDVTSPDTYNAALRTLLDRLRGETAGGGSLRKYATGNTSAVFNTIYAMTQCTPDLTNQQCIDCLVTVIGRLGQCCAGKMGVRIMAPSCQFQYETDDQFFDPVGEQLPPSPAPVADALPPPPGGKSNLNRTVIIVVATSVSAVFLVGVIVLLRVKRKKKPRQRVEGEAVDEISTVESLQFDFGTIREATDNFSNSKKLGQGGFGAVYMGRLYNGQEIAVKRLSHNSSQGEVEFKNEVMLLARLQHRNLVRLLGFCLEGVERLLIYEFVPNSSLDQFIFDPLKHANLNWDRRQKIIMGVARGLLYLHEDSRLRIIHRDLKASNILLDSDMNPKISDFGMARLFELDQTQAETNRIVGTYGYMAPEYAMHGNFSIKSDVFSFGVLVLEIVSGQKNNIFRAGDHAEILISSVWKNWREGTISKIIDPSITSSLSTEIVRCVHIGLLCVQENVANRPTMASVLLMLNSHSVTLQVPSQPAFFMHSDIESDMSSTQDYNSRVSDVDRLRSKSNQFSNNEVSVTEPYPR; from the exons ATGGATCCTCCCAAACTCcctctcttgcttcttctcaCATTTGCTTCCGCCATTAACGCCCAATTTTTCCCAAAGCCCTATTGTGGTTCGACTGGCAACTTCAGCGCCGACAGCACCTACCAAACCACCCTCGCCACCatcctctcctccatctccaccgcCAACTCCTTGTTCCTCACCTACGGCTTCTTCAACGCCTCCTTCGCCGTCTCCGGCGCCTCCCAAACCCTCTATGTCATCGGCTCCTGCCACGGCGACCTCACCTCCGAGAGCTGCCGCACCTGCCTCAATGGCTCAGCCTCCGACATCCGCCGCCTCTGCCCCCTCCAGAAGGAGGCGGTCCTCTACAGCGAGAACCGCTCCGTCCGTTACTCCAACACCTCGATCTTCCGCACAGTCAAAACCGACCCTTACTACGTGCTAAACAACGTCAACGACGTCACAAGCCCAGACACGTACAACGCTGCGCTGCGGACGCTGCTGGACCGTCTGCGGGGTGAGACAGCGGGCGGCGGCTCACTGAGGAAGTACGCGACGGGCAACACATCGGCGGTTTTCAACACGATCTACGCGATGACACAATGCACGCCGGACTTGACCAACCAGCAATGCATCGACTGCCTGGTGACAGTCATCGGGAGACTTGGGCAGTGCTGTGCTGGGAAGATGGGAGTGAGGATCATGGCCCCGAGTTGCCAGTTCCAGTACGAGACCGATGATCAGTTCTTCGATCCGGTGGGTGAGCAACTTCCGCCGTCCCCTGCACCGGTGGCAGATGCGCTGCCTCCGCCACCAG GTGGAAAGAGCAATTTGAATAGGACTGTGATCATTGTGGTCGCCACAAGTGTTTCTGCGGTTTTTCTTGTTGGTGTTATTGTACTTCTGAgagtgaaaaggaagaagaaacccAGGCAAAGAGTTGAAG gTGAGGCTGTGGATGAAATTAGCACAGTGGAGTCGCTGCAATTTGATTTCGGCACTATTAGAGAGGCAACGGATAATTTCTCTAATTCCAAGAAGCTTGGACAAGGAGGTTTTGGTGCTGTTTACATG GGCCGGCTCTACAATGGACAGGAAATTGCAGTGAAACGGCTGTCTCATAATTCCAGCCAAGGAGAAGTAGAATTCAAGAATGAGGTCATGTTACTAGCTAGGCTACAACATAGGAACTTGGTCAGGCTCCTAGGTTTCTGTTTGGAAGGGGTGGAACGTCTACTCATTTACGAGTTTGTGCCCAATTCAAGCCTTGATCAATTCATATTCG ATCCCCTGAAGCATGCCAATCTCAATTGGGATAGGCGTCAAAAGATAATAATGGGTGTCGCTCGAGGGCTACTTTACCTACACGAAGATTCTCGACTTCGTATCATCCATCGGGACCTCAAAGCCAGCAACATTTTGTTGGACTCCGACATGAATCCTAAGATATCTGATTTCGGTATGGCAAGACTATTCGAGTTGGACCAGACTCAGGCAGAGACAAATCGGATCGTGGGGACCTA CGGATATATGGCGCCAGAGTATGCAATGCATGGAAACTTCTCGATCAAATCCGATGTCTTCAGTTTTGGTGTGCTGGTTTTGGAGATTGTGAGTGGGcaaaagaataatattttccGGGCAGGTGATCATGCGGAGATCCTTATAAGCTCT GTTTGGAAGAATTGGAGGGAAGGAACAATATCCAAAATCATCGATCCCTCTATAACCTCTAGTTTGAGTACCGAAATTGTGAGGTGTGTCCACATTGGTCTACTGTGCGTCCAAGAAAATGTGGCTAACCGACCGACAATGGCCTCAGTCCTTCTCATGCTTAACAGCCACTCGGTCACACTGCAAGTGCCGTCACAACCTGCATTCTTCATGCACAGCGACATCGAATCCGATATGTCATCTACTCAAGATTACAATTCAAGGGTGTCTGACGTCGACAGATTAAGAAGCAAATCGAACCAATTCTCGAACAACGAGGTCTCTGTGACTGAGCCATATCCACGGTAG